From the Ostrinia nubilalis chromosome 16, ilOstNubi1.1, whole genome shotgun sequence genome, one window contains:
- the LOC135079253 gene encoding tumor necrosis factor alpha-induced protein 8-like protein, whose product MVSSMEGGAWCARDISLRAQKKFLSRVGGTSSARALVLDEHAAKLLDQFLTVLRERVEKREAEKLVKHVIKAAVKLGVLRRHGQLSPADERALAAFRSKFHTVLMAVVSFCEVDFSYDRGFLQDALRESHQSLKSVVERHLSDKSVSRLAGVFSLASRGELLDSLFAGQCDEDVLKLSRMLRKELDRGLL is encoded by the exons CGATGGAGGGCGGCGCGTGGTGCGCGCGCGACATCTCGCTGCGCGCGCAGAAGAAGTTCCTGTCGCGGGTCGGTGGCACTAGCAGCGCTCGCGCTCTTGTGCTCGACGAACACGCTGCCAAGTTACTTGACCAA TTCCTGACGGTCCTTCGCGAGCGCGTGGAGAAGCGCGAAGCAGAGAAGCTGGTGAAGCACGTGATCAAGGCTGCCGTGAAGCTGGGCGTGCTGCGGCGCCACGGGCAGCTGTCGCCGGCTGACGAGCGCGCGCTCGCTGCCTTCCGCTCCAAGTTCCAC ACGGTGTTGATGGCTGTGGTATCATTCTGCGAAGTCGATTTCTCTTACGACCGAGGTTTCCTACAAGATGCTCTTCGCGAGTCACATCAGTCGCTCAA ATCAGTTGTAGAGCGCCACCTTTCAGACAAATCCGTGTCGCGACTTGCCGGAGTGTTCTCCCTCGCGTCCCGAGGTGAGCTCCTGGACTCTCTGTTCGCAGGCCAGTGCGACGAGGATGTGCTCAAACTCTCCAGGATGCTGCGCAAAGAACTGGACCGGGGCCTGCTTTAA